One segment of Pseudomonas sp. FP2196 DNA contains the following:
- the hslV gene encoding ATP-dependent protease subunit HslV, whose product MTTIVSVRRHGKVVMGGDGQVSLGNTVMKGNAKKVRRLYHGQVIAGFAGATADAFTLFERFEGQLEKHQGHLVRAAVELAKEWRTDRSLSRLEAMLAVANKDASLIITGNGDVVEPEDGLIAMGSGGGYAQAAASALLKKTDLSAREIVETALGIAGDICVFTNHTQTIEEQDLAE is encoded by the coding sequence TTGACCACCATCGTTTCAGTCCGCCGTCACGGCAAAGTCGTCATGGGCGGCGACGGCCAGGTTTCTCTCGGCAATACCGTGATGAAAGGCAACGCGAAAAAAGTGCGTCGCCTGTACCACGGCCAGGTCATCGCCGGTTTTGCCGGTGCCACCGCCGACGCCTTTACCCTCTTCGAACGTTTCGAAGGCCAACTTGAGAAACATCAGGGCCACCTGGTGCGCGCCGCTGTCGAACTCGCCAAAGAATGGCGTACCGACCGCTCCCTCAGCCGCCTCGAAGCCATGCTCGCGGTCGCCAACAAGGACGCCTCGCTGATCATCACCGGCAACGGTGACGTGGTCGAACCCGAAGACGGCCTGATCGCCATGGGTTCCGGCGGCGGCTACGCACAAGCTGCGGCCAGCGCACTGCTGAAAAAGACTGACCTGTCGGCCCGTGAAATCGTCGAAACCGCCCTCGGCATCGCCGGCGACATTTGTGTATTTACCAACCACACTCAGACCATTGAGGAGCAGGATCTCGCTGAATAA